From the genome of Solanum lycopersicum chromosome 7, SLM_r2.1:
GTACAGTAAGTTTATTCTTCTGTAGGTCTTCTATTTTCTGGTATACTGTTTGTATATGGGTGAGTTTGGCCCAAGCTTCAAGCCTTCAACACAAGTTATTTACCTTGTGTAATATGTGCTTTGAGAAGATTCTGTGCTCAAGTACTCAAAGGGAAAAGGGAAGACTTTATGGTCAATTTAGTGTACAGATTGCACTTTCACCATCACTAAGAAAATATGccaaatacatatttatatgtgtatgtgtgtgtgtatatatatatatatattattttttttttattttttttttaaattttttttttttaagtatgcCGATTTATAGGCCTTTCAAGCTGGGTTTGCTCAAACTCGCCTCCCAAACTTGTTGAAATAGGTTATACGAAGCCTTGAATAAGAGTAAGTCAGGCTGAATGAGCTTGCTTCAGGTCACTACAAAGCTTGCTGAGATTGCAGCAGGGAGAGCGGAGCTCAAACTTTAACCATTTTGCTTATATAGCCTGCAAATAACCTATTTGTTTCATACTGATTTTTTCCACCTAGATTGTTATAACAACTTAACATGGTGAAGTATATAGTTTTGAATTTTGACTGTTCGATTATCATCAAAATTCCTTGAATAGATTTGTATTTGCTCATTTAAAGATCTAGTcatttaacaattttaacaaCTTTTATCCATCTCTTAAGATAATCTTTTCTGGTAGAGGGCTTGCATTTTTTTGCTATATGAGAACTATCTAATGGTCTGTGCAATGCTTACATTCATGCAGATCTACTGACCAAAGATTACAGTTATGATCAGAAGTTCACCTTCTCTATTCCGAGCTCCAGTGGGATGGTACTAGCTTATTCTCTCATTTACTGTTACTCATTAAGATTATTTAAGCTGTTGAATCTTCTATTTGGGCTTCAGAAGGCTGCCAAAATTTTCCACCTGCACACGTTAttgtaaattatttattatcttgatATTGGAAATATGTACTTTAAGTTGCTAAATCATTTGATTCATTctgaaatatattattatgtgtCTTCAAGTCTGATATCTGTCCTTCGtactagatttttttttaaaattttttatgaaaagggtGTTTGGGCCAATTTGCACACCTCGACTTATCCACTGAGTACCTATTACCATACAAGTACAGGGTATTCTGCCCATCAAGGCTTAAGCCAATGGGATAAAATCACCTACTGCTCCCATTCTAGCAGTACTGGGTTGACAAATTACACCCCATCTAAACATGGAAGGTCCTTTTTCTGAAAGGAGAATAggataaagtaaaataaagcaAAATAGAAAGGAAAGATTTAACTGTGTGCACGTATACACACCCACACGCTGACACACAAGTTTTTCTGTAAAATTTATATGAGGTTTTGAAACTTCTGTACTTTTACAACATTGTTACGGGATACTGACTTTATTCCTAATAGCCTAATTTTGAGGTAAGACATCCTTTATTCCACATGTGGCTGACACAGTTGTAATTGCTGCATTTGCAAATTGATAACTAAAGTCAATTCATATTAAAACCTGGTCACATCCACttctatataattattatttttggtccTGAAGTACATGCAAGGCTTGTAAGAACTTAATTTGGTTTTGAAAATTACCAATCCGCTATTTTCCCTTTTGAGggtacaaataatattttcttactgTTCTTGTACTGTGTCCGAGTACTGGTTTTATAGGATGATcattcttcttttatttatttattgagaaGGAATTCCGTAACATTATTCAGTGTCGTGAGCTTACGTAATGTTTGGTTACAACTCAAGGAAATCCTttgagaatgaaatataaatggaAGAAAGATGTTCATAAGAACATTTGTGTTCTTGATTCTTTAGAAAATGTACTTGCATCCTTTGGTTTTGGGAGAAATGGAAATTGTCCTCTACTTTAGTCATGATTGGCGACTTTACCCTGCTATATAGTTTGCAAGGAGAAGAGGTATTCGGACCTCACCTGATCTCACTTGCATTGTCTAAAATAACAGTTTGCATGTGCTAATATCTCTTGATTCCACTTGATTATGGTGTTCCATTTTGTATATCCCTTGAAATTGATCTAGAAATGTTTCATGTCTTGCATAAGTTTGCAATTTGTTTGAAAGTGACGTTGGTGAATTTTATCGGCAATCATACTTGGTATGCTTCCATTTATTGTGACTATAGAACCTTCCCCAAATCCCAACAGATGGTGTTGGTATGCTGTAAAATCTGGTGTTTCTGACGTTTATCATTGCTATGTACTGGGCAATTTTTTCTGGAAGTTTTTAATTTAGAGTTATATCTGAATCCGATCCTTACTTCTGTCATTTTCTCATATTAGGGAATAACAGCTACTGGTGTGAAgaaagatcaaatttttattgGTGATATAAGTACTCAATATAAGCTTGGAAGTACAGTTGTTGATATCAAAGTTGATACCTATTCCAATGTAAGAGCAGATAGCCTGTCACTTGCACCAGCAATTGCTTGTCCTCTTGATAATCTACTTTGTGATCCTGAGATATATTTAAACTCTTGGATCTCTTATTTGTAAGTGCAACGAATTTCTTATGTGATGTTTATATGTTACCTTATATGCAGGTCTCAACAAAAGTTACACTGGTTGATGTTTTCCGATCCACGAAACTGTCCTTAGGCTTCAACATACCTGATCACAAGTCTGGCAAGGTTAATAGTTGTGCTTTCTCAAGTACTGGTCTAAAGAATCTCTGGTCTGTCTGATACACATCAACTCATGTATGAGCCAAAGAAATAAATTAGTGCTTGTCATGCTACCACAGATATTATGGGCGAAGAGACAAAATAGAGGATAAACGATAGCtcatttttaaattgattatttcCAGTTATGTCTTTGTTTCATTGGTAGTACTGGTACACACAGATAATGATTTGTGAGACTTTGTGAAAGCGTCACTGGCTGCTAAGTGAACTATAATTAATGTGCTACCTACTAAGtattattcttaaaaaatttctgTAGATGCAAGTAATTCATATAGGtctatatcatatattatcacCAATTACATTTTCACCTTATCCCATAGCATCCTCTATTCCCTGAGCATCATCATCTTAGGTAATGTTAATTATCATGCAGTGCAATGTTGAACCTTAGAGTTGGACACATGGACTTGAAACATTTAatgaattttcattaatttatttttacttcaattcTGACTTGTTTTTGGGGGATAATGTGCTAATTCCAGACTCCTTTATTCACACaactcaaaatttgaaatcttaTGAAAGATACACATGTGAAGACGGGTCTATTTGTTAAGTTGTCTTTGAAAATGGGAGTCAATGCTTTACTTTTTATCCCTATGGGCATGCACTTAGTGATGACAATTTGTGGGTCATCTAGATTACTGGttctattattttcaataatcaGATGATGCTAAATTGAAGTTGTGAACGGTATAAAAATCTCAGTTTATTTCTATTACATTCTCTTTTCCAGCAGTTAAGTGGAGTGGAAAGAAAGTAATTGAACCTATCGTGTCAATTAGACGAGCAAGCTACCTGTTATAAAATAGTGTCTAAGCAATATCTAGATTTTGATAGAACTACCTTACCTCATAAGGAAAAATAGTGTGACACGTTTTTTCCAATGTCCTATGATTTCAAGCTGTTTCTAAGTAGGAACAGTCTGTATATTATTTGGTTTGTGAATTCAATATCAATCTCTGAatcatttattttgtattttcagCTCGATGTTCAGTACCTTCATCAGCATGCTGCTATCAATTCCAGTATTGGCTTAAATCCCTCCCCTCTATTGGAGCTCTCGGTTGCTATTGGCAACAAGGATTTAGCCCTTGGTGGTGAAATAGGATTTAATACTGCTTCATCTTCTTTTACGAAGTGCAATGCTGGGCTTAGTTTTAACAAACCGGATTTTTCTGCTGCACTTATGTTGTAAGTATTCTAACGTCTTTTTCTGCTTAATATACTCTTGGTGCTTCTGAGTTCTTCAAATGTTTTCCTGTTAGCTAAGTAAAGGTGGGATGGTTAATCCAACTATGCAACATGCAGTTAtatgctttttatttattatgtcaattgcagaaataaaaataagttctACATCTGTAATCTACTAATTTGACTGTGAATAAATCcttatattgttttatataaaagaaaaagtagttTTCTTGACATTCTCAAGGGAAGGAAATGGAGAGAAATCTTGTGTGAGGGAATGCATGTAGTACTagttttaggaaaaaattagCTTTGCTGGTTTGGTTTAAACTACATAAATTTTCCAACCAAATTTTCACCAATTTGAAAGTTAAAGAAGTATATTAGAAACCAATCTCTCTACCCAACAAAGTTAGGGCTTTAGGGGTAAGGTCCGCATATTCCTCACCCTCCCCAGAACCCACTTGTGActctgggtatgttgttgtttaaAAGTTCAAGAAGTGATGTTGTTGAAGCTCTGCAAAATTCAACTAgaattatttgagaaaaaatcTGCCAGAGTTAATGGATGCAATATAATCTTTAGAAAGAACATGACagtaatatctaattttttgcaGCATGTGTTCAAAGCAAAGTTTGAAAAATAGGCACTCAAATAGGTATAGGAAAGTGGAAACTAGGTTATCTTTCGAATTTTATTAGCAGTATTTAGGAAAGCGAAGCGATGCGAGCCTTCTACGCTTCACAGACTAGAATGAGTGTGCGAGCGCTTCATCGCTTAAAGCGAGCGCTTCATCGCTTGAAGTGTGAAGCGGGGCCTTATCGTTTTTTTCTGCTTCACGCTTCCCTGAACACTGTTCATTAGTTGGAATCCCAGATCTGAGCTTTAGTCTCTTTATGATCTATCTTTGAAGGGCATAGATATAGTTGGTAAATCGATAGGTTGAAAGTTTAGAAGTGATATGAAGAAATTGTTAGTGATTAGtattaagaaattaaaactttgGTACAAGATGCTAGcttcaaaaaacataaaacaactTATTTTGATACTTaaccttattaaaaaaaaataactatttttcatctaaatcaagaaaattaaaatttggtaTTATGCCCGTGTATTTACATAATATATGAATTGAAATAGTGAAATATGGTCATTGAGGGTTCATATAGCCGACCCCCAACTTAGTTGGAACTGGTGTTGTTATTTGCACACAAAGGCCAAATAAATTCTTAGCACTTTCTGGTTTTGACCTAAGTTgcggactcttcacttttgatgccgCACCCATATCGGAAtctccaaaaatacactacaGTTGGAGAATCCAACACACACATGTTGACATTTTGAAACTTTTGGGGAAGCCACTATGAAATGAATTACAATAATTTGTCTCAATCCCAAACTAGTTGGGGGCGCAACTATGACATGAATTACAAAAAGTTCGATTTCTGAAGGTTCTTTTCCGGAGCTAAAAGGGAAGATTTTGTTACAAAAATGCCAAAAGGGC
Proteins encoded in this window:
- the LOC101250902 gene encoding voltage-dependent anion channel protein gives rise to the protein MEQSPAPFSEIGRRARDLLTKDYSYDQKFTFSIPSSSGMGITATGVKKDQIFIGDISTQYKLGSTVVDIKVDTYSNVSTKVTLVDVFRSTKLSLGFNIPDHKSGKLDVQYLHQHAAINSSIGLNPSPLLELSVAIGNKDLALGGEIGFNTASSSFTKCNAGLSFNKPDFSAALMLTDRGQAVKASYVHLVDPTNGTEVGAEMIHRLSTYENSFSIGSAHKVDSLTSLKTRFSDNGKVAMLYQREWRPKSLVTFSAEYDTKAKSSVPKLGLALALKP